Proteins encoded within one genomic window of Pristis pectinata isolate sPriPec2 chromosome 5, sPriPec2.1.pri, whole genome shotgun sequence:
- the slc52a2 gene encoding solute carrier family 52, riboflavin transporter, member 2 isoform X2: protein MPQRDTEHRMATSAMRRTFFTHLLVALFGMGSWLAVNSLWVELPVVTKSLPEGWSLPAYLTVLIALSNIGPLFVTLAHKFSPGLLNEQCTIYTIQAVSVVSSVALALCWDRTAVIGGVRRSVAYLTLTFILASVSCTSNVTFLPFMFHLPSRFIRSFFVGQGFSALVPCLAALVQGVGQLECRNVSDANGSHALQPHYLEENFAASSFFWLLVVLMIVSLLSFVILTRQTARRGKPQEQCTSEESCYLSAEGKQDPKPASPFCTPRTVYLLMLLAISNALTNGVLPSIQTYSCLPYGSMTFHLAVVLGNLANPLACFIAMFALWRSSIGLSVLVLLGMLFGAYILTLAAFSPCPPLLGKPAGVALVVIAWMVFTGLFSYVKVVIGSILHEAGHLALVWCGSAIQVGSLLGALIMFPLVSVYHLFTSGQPCVDTCSQ from the exons AACACAGGATGGCCACATCTGCCATGCGGCGCACTTTCTTCACCCACCTTCTGGTGGCTCTGTTTGGGATGGGGTCGTGGCTTGCAGTGAACTCCTTGTGGGTAGAGCTTCCAGTGGTGACCAAGAGCCTGCCTGAAG ggtggagTTTGCCGGCCTATCTGACTGTGCTGATCGCTTTGTCCAACATTGGTCCGCTCTTCGTCACCCTGGCTCACAAGTTTTCCCCAGGTCTGCTGAATGAGCAGTGCACCATCTACACCATCCAGGCCGTGAGTGTGGTCTCCTCCGTTGCCCTGGCCCTGTGCTGGGACAGGACTGCGGTGATTGGCGGGGTGCGGCGCAGTGTTGCTTATCTGACCTTGACCTTTATCCTGGCCTCCGTCAGCTGCACCTCCAACGTCACCTTCCTGCCCTTCATGTTCCACCTGCCTTCCAGGTTCATCAGGTCTTTCTTTGTGGGCCAGGGTTTCAGTGCCCTTGTGCCCTGCCTGGCTGCCCTGGTACAGGGCGTCGGCCAGCTGGAGTGTCGCAATGTTTCAGATGCCAATGGCTCGCATGCTCTCCAGCCCCACTACCTGGAGGAGAACTTCGCGGCCAGCTCCTTCTTCTGGCTGCTGGTAGTCCTGATGATTGTCTCCTTGCTGTCCTTTGTTATCTTGACCAGGCAAACTGCCAGGAGGGGCAAACCCCAGGAGCAATGCACCAGTGAAGAGTCGTGCTATCTATCTGCCGAGGGCAAGCAAGAccccaaaccagcctcccccttcTGCACACCGCGTACTGTCTACCTGCTAATGTTGCTGGCCATCTCCAATGCCTTGACCAATGGAGTACTGCCTTCCATACAGACCTACTCCTGCCTGCCCTATGGGAGTATGACGTTCCACCTGGCAGTCGTGCTTGGGAATCTTGCCAATCCATTGGCTTGCTTCATTGCCATGTTTGCCCTCTGGAG GTCGAGTATTGGATTGAGTGTACTAGTGTTGCTGGGGATGCTGTTTGGAGCCTACATTCTAACATTGGCAGCCTTCAGTCCATGCCCTCCACTGTTGGGGAAGCCAGCAGGTGTTGCTTTGGTG GTGATTGCATGGATGGTGTTCACGGGCCTGTTCTCCTATGTGAAGGTGGTGATCGGCAGCATCCTCCATGAGGCAGGTCACCTGGCCCTGGTGTGGTGTGGGTCTGCCATCCAGGTGGGTTCGTTGCTGGGAGCCCTGATCATGTTCCCACTGGTTAGTGTTTACCACCTCTTCACCTCCGGACAGCCATGTGTGGATACCTGCAGCCAGTGA
- the slc52a2 gene encoding solute carrier family 52, riboflavin transporter, member 2 isoform X1: MKRSWTCTHFGVWKKEHRMATSAMRRTFFTHLLVALFGMGSWLAVNSLWVELPVVTKSLPEGWSLPAYLTVLIALSNIGPLFVTLAHKFSPGLLNEQCTIYTIQAVSVVSSVALALCWDRTAVIGGVRRSVAYLTLTFILASVSCTSNVTFLPFMFHLPSRFIRSFFVGQGFSALVPCLAALVQGVGQLECRNVSDANGSHALQPHYLEENFAASSFFWLLVVLMIVSLLSFVILTRQTARRGKPQEQCTSEESCYLSAEGKQDPKPASPFCTPRTVYLLMLLAISNALTNGVLPSIQTYSCLPYGSMTFHLAVVLGNLANPLACFIAMFALWRSSIGLSVLVLLGMLFGAYILTLAAFSPCPPLLGKPAGVALVVIAWMVFTGLFSYVKVVIGSILHEAGHLALVWCGSAIQVGSLLGALIMFPLVSVYHLFTSGQPCVDTCSQ, from the exons AACACAGGATGGCCACATCTGCCATGCGGCGCACTTTCTTCACCCACCTTCTGGTGGCTCTGTTTGGGATGGGGTCGTGGCTTGCAGTGAACTCCTTGTGGGTAGAGCTTCCAGTGGTGACCAAGAGCCTGCCTGAAG ggtggagTTTGCCGGCCTATCTGACTGTGCTGATCGCTTTGTCCAACATTGGTCCGCTCTTCGTCACCCTGGCTCACAAGTTTTCCCCAGGTCTGCTGAATGAGCAGTGCACCATCTACACCATCCAGGCCGTGAGTGTGGTCTCCTCCGTTGCCCTGGCCCTGTGCTGGGACAGGACTGCGGTGATTGGCGGGGTGCGGCGCAGTGTTGCTTATCTGACCTTGACCTTTATCCTGGCCTCCGTCAGCTGCACCTCCAACGTCACCTTCCTGCCCTTCATGTTCCACCTGCCTTCCAGGTTCATCAGGTCTTTCTTTGTGGGCCAGGGTTTCAGTGCCCTTGTGCCCTGCCTGGCTGCCCTGGTACAGGGCGTCGGCCAGCTGGAGTGTCGCAATGTTTCAGATGCCAATGGCTCGCATGCTCTCCAGCCCCACTACCTGGAGGAGAACTTCGCGGCCAGCTCCTTCTTCTGGCTGCTGGTAGTCCTGATGATTGTCTCCTTGCTGTCCTTTGTTATCTTGACCAGGCAAACTGCCAGGAGGGGCAAACCCCAGGAGCAATGCACCAGTGAAGAGTCGTGCTATCTATCTGCCGAGGGCAAGCAAGAccccaaaccagcctcccccttcTGCACACCGCGTACTGTCTACCTGCTAATGTTGCTGGCCATCTCCAATGCCTTGACCAATGGAGTACTGCCTTCCATACAGACCTACTCCTGCCTGCCCTATGGGAGTATGACGTTCCACCTGGCAGTCGTGCTTGGGAATCTTGCCAATCCATTGGCTTGCTTCATTGCCATGTTTGCCCTCTGGAG GTCGAGTATTGGATTGAGTGTACTAGTGTTGCTGGGGATGCTGTTTGGAGCCTACATTCTAACATTGGCAGCCTTCAGTCCATGCCCTCCACTGTTGGGGAAGCCAGCAGGTGTTGCTTTGGTG GTGATTGCATGGATGGTGTTCACGGGCCTGTTCTCCTATGTGAAGGTGGTGATCGGCAGCATCCTCCATGAGGCAGGTCACCTGGCCCTGGTGTGGTGTGGGTCTGCCATCCAGGTGGGTTCGTTGCTGGGAGCCCTGATCATGTTCCCACTGGTTAGTGTTTACCACCTCTTCACCTCCGGACAGCCATGTGTGGATACCTGCAGCCAGTGA